The following coding sequences lie in one Miscanthus floridulus cultivar M001 chromosome 9, ASM1932011v1, whole genome shotgun sequence genomic window:
- the LOC136482354 gene encoding tricin synthase 1-like isoform X1 — protein sequence MAAGGDIIALVHSSMDSSNKTLLKSEALYKYVLDTSVLPHEPECMRDLRLVTDKHAWGFMQSSPDEAQLLRMLIKLIGARNTLEVGVFTGYSLLATALALPDDGKVIAFDINRDYYNIGRPFIERAGVAGKVDFREGPALENLDALLADEANLGAFDFAFVDADKPNYVRYHEQLLRLVRVGGIIVYDNTLWCGTVAMPPETPMSDLDKRFSAAIRDLNVRLSADDRVEVCQLAIADGVTICRRLV from the exons ATGGCGGCCGGCGGCGACATCATTGCCCTGGTCCACAGCAGCATGGACAGCAGCAACAAGACACTGCTCAAGAGCGAGGCACTCTACAAG TATGTGCTTGACACGTCGGTGCTGCCGCACGAGCCGGAGTGCATGCGTGACCTGCGCCTCGTCACAGACAAGCACGCGTGGGGTTTCATGCAGTCCTCCCCCGACGAGGCGCAGCTGCTGCGGATGCTCATCAAGCTCATCGGCGCGCGCAACACCCTGGAGGTGGGCGTGTTCACCGGCTACTCCCTGCTGGCCACGGCGCTGGCTCTCCCCGACGACGGGAAGGTCATCGCCTTCGACATTAATCGCGACTACTACAACATCGGCCGCCCCTTCATCGAGCGCGCCGGCGTCGCGGGCAAGGTCGACTTCCGCGAGGGCCCCGCGCTGGAGAACCTGGACGCGCTGCTCGCCGACGAGGCCAACCTGGGCGCCTTCGACTTCGCCTTCGTCGACGCCGACAAGCCCAACTACGTGCGGTATCACGAGCAGCTGCTCCGCCTGGTGCGCGTCGGCGGCATCATCGTGTACGACAACACGCTGTGGTGCGGTACGGTGGCCATGCCGCCTGAGACACCGATGTCGGACCTGGACAAGAGGTTCTCGGCCGCCATCAGGGACCTCAATGTTCGCCTCTCCGCGGATGACCGCGTCGAGGTCTGCCAGCTCGCCATCGCCGACGGCGTCACCATCTGCCGCCGCCTCGTCTGA
- the LOC136482354 gene encoding tricin synthase 1-like isoform X2, whose amino-acid sequence MRDLRLVTDKHAWGFMQSSPDEAQLLRMLIKLIGARNTLEVGVFTGYSLLATALALPDDGKVIAFDINRDYYNIGRPFIERAGVAGKVDFREGPALENLDALLADEANLGAFDFAFVDADKPNYVRYHEQLLRLVRVGGIIVYDNTLWCGTVAMPPETPMSDLDKRFSAAIRDLNVRLSADDRVEVCQLAIADGVTICRRLV is encoded by the coding sequence ATGCGTGACCTGCGCCTCGTCACAGACAAGCACGCGTGGGGTTTCATGCAGTCCTCCCCCGACGAGGCGCAGCTGCTGCGGATGCTCATCAAGCTCATCGGCGCGCGCAACACCCTGGAGGTGGGCGTGTTCACCGGCTACTCCCTGCTGGCCACGGCGCTGGCTCTCCCCGACGACGGGAAGGTCATCGCCTTCGACATTAATCGCGACTACTACAACATCGGCCGCCCCTTCATCGAGCGCGCCGGCGTCGCGGGCAAGGTCGACTTCCGCGAGGGCCCCGCGCTGGAGAACCTGGACGCGCTGCTCGCCGACGAGGCCAACCTGGGCGCCTTCGACTTCGCCTTCGTCGACGCCGACAAGCCCAACTACGTGCGGTATCACGAGCAGCTGCTCCGCCTGGTGCGCGTCGGCGGCATCATCGTGTACGACAACACGCTGTGGTGCGGTACGGTGGCCATGCCGCCTGAGACACCGATGTCGGACCTGGACAAGAGGTTCTCGGCCGCCATCAGGGACCTCAATGTTCGCCTCTCCGCGGATGACCGCGTCGAGGTCTGCCAGCTCGCCATCGCCGACGGCGTCACCATCTGCCGCCGCCTCGTCTGA